TCGCCGCCAGCTGCTGGAAGAGGCGGCCGGCATCTCCGGCCTGCATTCGCGCCGCCACGAGGCAGAACTGCGCCTGCGCGCCGCCGAAACCAATCTCGAACGTCTCGACGACGTCACCTCGCAGCTCGAAAGCCAGATCGAGAGTCTGAAGCGCCAGGCCCGCCAGGCCAACCGCTTCAAGACGCTGTCGGCCGATATCCGCGCCCGCGAGGCGATGCTCCTGCATATCCGCTGGGTGCAGGCCAAGGAGGCCGAGGCCGAGGCCGACAGCGCGCTCAACCAGGCGACCGTCATCGTCGCCGAAAAGGCGCAGGCCCAGATGGAAGCGGCGAAGAACCAGGGCATCGCCAGCCTGAAGCTGCCGGAACTGCGCGAGGGCGAGGCGCGAGCCGCCGCCGCCCTGCAGCGCCTGCAGATCGCCAGGAGCCAGCTGGAGGAGGATGCCGGCCGCATCCTGCGCCGCCGTGACGAGCTGACCCGCCGCCTTGCCCAGCTGGCCGAAGATATCAGGCGCGAGGAACGGCTGGTCGCCGACAACGCCGTCATCCTTGCCAAGCTCGATGCCGAAGAGGCTGAAATCTCGGAAATCCTCGCCGATTCCGGCCGTTATGCCGAGGAAACCCGCGAGGTCTTCGAGGGCGCGGCGGCAAAGCTTGCCGACAGCGAGCGCATCTTCACCCAGCTGACCGCCGAGCGTGCCGAGGCGGCTGCCGGCCGCAACCAGCTGGAGCGCGCCATCCGCGATCTCGCCGACCGCCGCATGCGCCTCGAGCGGCAGATGAACGAGGCCAACCAGGAACTTGCGGCTATCGGCGAGAAGATATCAGGCCTGCCGGATCCCGACGAGAAGCGGGCGATCGTCGAGGCCGGCGAGATCGCGCTCGCCGAAGCGGAAGCCGCCGTTCAGACGGTCGAACAGGCGCTCGCCGCTGCCCGCCAGGCCGAGGCCGTGTCGCGCGCCCCGGTCGATCAGGCCCGCGCCGGCCTCAATGCTGTCGAAACCGAGGCCCGCACCATTTCCCGCATGCTCGCCGCCGGCGCGACGTCGGGGAAATTTGCGCCGGTTGCCGAAGAACTGAAGGTCGAGGGCGGCTTCGAAACGGCGCTCGGGGCGGCACTTGGCGACGATCTGGAGTCGCCGCTTGATGCCGAGGCGCCGGCCCATTGGTCGGAGAATGGCGATGGCGCCGGCGATCCCGGCCTTCCCGCAGGCGCCACACCATTGCTTGCCCATATCAGCGCGCCGCCGGCGCTGACCCGTCGCCTGCGCCAGATCGGCCTGGTCGCGGAAACGGACGCGCGGTCACTGATGGCGGCGCTGAAACCCGGCCAGCGGCTGGTGACGAAGGAGGGCGCCGTCTATCGCTGGGACGGCCATGTCGCCGGCGCCGACGCGCCGAGTGCGGCGGCGCTGCGCCTCGCCCAGAAAAACCGGCTTGCCGAACTCGAAAGCGAGGCGGAAATCGCCCGCGACGTGCTTGCCGGAGCCGAGGAGCGGCAGGCCGCCGCCGCCGAAGCAATCCGGGTGGAAGAGCGCCGGCTCACTGAAGCCCGCGACATGAGCCGCCTGTCGGCGCGTCATCTCGCAGAAGCCCGCGATGCGCTTGCCGCGGCCGAGCGTGCTTCCGGCGATCTGATCCGCCGCCGCGACGTCGTCAGCGAGGCTGCCAGCCAGCTGGGCGCACAGCTGGAGGAGATCGGCGTCCAGGCAGAGAATGCCCGCATCGAGCTGGAGGATGCGCCCGATCTGACCGATATCGACGAGCGGCTGCGCTTCCAGCAGGCGGAGGTGGCGACCGACCGCGGCGCGCTCGCCGAGGCCCGCGCCCGCCACGAAAGCCTGGCAAGGGAAAACGAGGCCCGCCAGCGCCGCATCATGGCGATCGGCCAGGAGCGCGAAACCTGGCGCCAGCGGGCGGCAAGCGGCGAGGATCACGTCGCGACGCTGCGCGAGCGCGAGGAAGAGGCGCGCGAAGAGGCGGCCGATCTGGAAATGGCCCCGGATGAATTCGACGACAAGCGCCGAGCTCTGCTTTCCGAATTGCAGAAGGCCGAGGAGGCGCGCCGTCATGCCGGCGATCTGCTCGCCGAGGCCGAACGTATCCAGCGCGAAGCCGACCATAAGGCGGCGACCGCGCTTTCCGAGCTTGCCGAATATCGCGAACGCCGCGGCCGCGCCGAGGAGCGTCTGGTTTCGGCCCGCGAGCGGCGGCAGGAAAGCGAAAGCCGCATTCGCGAGGCGCTGAACGTGCCGCCGCACGAGGCGTTGCGGCTCACCGGGCTGCAGCCGATGCAGGCGCTGCCCGACCCGCGTGAGGTCGAGCGCGAGCTGGAGCGGCTGAAGATGGAGCGCGAGCGGCTCGGCGCCGTCAACCTGCGCGCCGACGAGGAACAGAAGGAGCTGAGCGAAAAGCTCGAAGCGCTGATCAAGGAGCGCGACGACGTCATCGACGCGATCCGCAAGCTGCGCGGCGCCATCCAGAGCTTGAACCGCGAAGGCCGCGAGAGGCTGATCGCCGCCTTCGACGTCGTCAACGGCCAGTTCCAGCGGCTGTTCACCCATCTCTTCGGTGGCGGCACCGCCGAGCTGCAGCTGATCGAATCTGACGATCCGCTGGAAGCCGGCCTCGAAATCCTCGCCCGCCCGCCCGGCAAGAAGCCGCAGACCATGACGCTGCTCTCAGGCGGCGAGCAGGCGCTGACGGCGATGGCGCTGATCTTCGCCGTCTTCCTCACCAATCCGGCGCCGATCTGCGTGCTCGACGAAGTGGATGCACCGCTCGACGACCACAATGTCGAGCGCTACTGCAACCTGATGGACGAAATGGCGGCCTCCACCGAAACCCGCTTCGTCATCATCACCCACAACCCGATCACCATGGCCCGCATGAACCGCCTCTTCGGCGTCACCATGGCCGAACAGGGCGTCTCCACCCTCGTCTCCGTCGACCTGCAGACGGCCGAACGCCTGCGCGAGATTGCGTAATCAGGTCAGTTCGCCGCCGATGCGGCCTGGAACACTGCGAGCTGGGCGGCGAAGGCGCGTTGATAGGCCGGCCGGGCTTCGCCGCGGGCGACATAGGCGGCAAGACTGGGATAATCGTCCAATATGTTGGATGACTTCAGCCGCAGCAGCACCGACACCATCAGCAAGTCACCGGCGCTGAACGCGCCGTCGAGCCAGTCGGCGTCGCCGAGATGGGCGGCAAGACTGTCCAGCCGCCTGTGGATGCTGCCCTCGAGGGCACGCAGGCGCTGCTCGTACCAGGGCTCGTCGCGCTCAAGGATCCTGGCGAGGCTGTGCTCGAAGATCGGCGCCTCCACCGTGTTGAGCGCGGCAAACATCCAGGCGATCGCCCGCGCCCGGCCATGAGCATTCTCCGGCAACAGGCCGCCATGGCGCTCGGCGATATGCAGGACGATTGCGCCGGATTCGAACAGGGTAAGATCGCCTTCCTCATAGGTCGGGATCTGCCCGAAAGGCTGGCGCGCCAGATGCGCCGGCTGCTTCATCGACTCGAATGAGACGAGGCGAACCTCATAGGGTTGGCCCGCTTCCTCGAGCGCCCAGCGAACGCGCATGTCGCGCGCGAGGCCGCGGCCCCGATCGGGCGAACGTTCAAAGGCGGTAATGGTGATTGTCATCGCTTTCTCCATCGCTTGTCACCTTGAAGACGTTCGGCCAAACCGGATCCCGACATTCCGCCGGGGTCGAGCGTCAGTCTTCTCCGCCTCGGCCGCCTGCAATCGGTGCAGGATCTGCCTCGCCGCATTTCGGCAGGATCCGTCGGCCATGGCGGCGAGCGGCGCCGTCGCCTCGGCACGGCGCTCGAGACGGAATCCGCACAAATCGCGAGCAATTTTCCCGCATTCGACGATAAACACCAAAAAAGGTCGGCTGTCTTGCGGTCCGTACCCTATTTGGGTGATGCTCTTTTCTGTGACTTGCATTAGAAGTTGTTTCAACGCAACCTGATGACTTGCTGAAAAACGGGCGGTCAGCGTTGTGCATTGTCGAATTTGCGATGCGCTTTCCGGGTAGAGGGCAAGGATCCGGAAGGTGTTTGAGCAATCCCGGGAAATCCTGAGGTATTGCACAAACGAAGATCAGGGCGGTTCCATGAACCGTCCTGGGTTGAGGGACCCCCCGTCCGGTTTTCCTGGCCGGACGGAAACAAGGCTTTGCGGGACATTGTTGCGGTCCCGCAAAGCTTTTTTTATGCCTTCTTCCCATCGGGCCAGCTTCATGCCTTCGGCAGCCACTCTCGCGAAAATTATTGTGCGGCGCAGCATTTTTGCCGTATTTGTCGATTTTCATTTCAACTCCAAGGCATTAAGTTGATCTCTCATGCCGACGACACTGCCTGCCTGCTTCTCTTTCGTCATGCTCGGGCTTGTTCCGAGCATCTGCAACCGGTGATACGCAGCAGACCCTTGCCACAAGCGCGAGGATGACGCCGAGAAAAGAGCGAGGCTTGTCGGCAGCCGAGGGATCACGCTGATCCCGATCTGGTGTTGGGGGGAAGATGACCAAGTGGGTCTATAGGTTCGGCGACGGACAGGCTGAGGGTGGCGCGCGCGACCATGAGATTCTCGGCGGCAAGGGCGCCAACCTCGCTGAAATGTGCGCTCTCGGTCTTCCCGTCCCGCCGGGGCTGACGATCGTCAGCAGCGCCTGCGACACCTATTATAAAAATGGCGGTCATATCGACGACCGGCTGAAGGCCGAGGTGCGCGACGGCATAGCGGCGATCGAAGCGATCACCGGCCGCCATTTCGGCTCCACCAGCCAGCCGCTGCTGCTTTCGGTGCGCTCCGGCGCCCGCGTCTCCATGCCCGGCATGATGGACACCGTGCTGAACCTCGGCCTCAATGACGAGACCGTGCAGGCGCTCGGCCATGATGCCGGCGATGCGCGTTTTGCCTGGGACAGCTACCGGCGCTTCATCCAGATGTATGCCGATGTCGTCATGGGCCTCGGCAACGACGTCTTCGAGGAGATCCTCGAAGACGAGAAGGCCAAGCTCGGCCATGAACTCGATACCGAGCTCAGCGCCACCGAATGGCAGCATGTCGTTTTCCTCTACAAGAGGCTGATCGAGGAGGAACTGGGACAGCAGTTTCCGCAGAATCCGGAAGTCCAGCTCTGGGGCGCGGTCGGCGCCGTCTTTTCCAGCTGGATGAGCGCGCGCGCCGTCACCTACCGGCAGCTGCACAATATTCCGGAAGGCTGGGGCACCGCGGTCAATATTCAGGCTATGGTCTTCGGCAATCTCGGCAATTCCTCGGCGACCGGCGTCGCCTTCACCCGCAACCCCTCGACCGGCGAGAAGGCGCTTTACGGCGAATTCCTCGTCAATGCGCAAGGGGAGGATGTCGTTGCCGGCATCCGCACGCCGCAGAGCATCACCGAAGAGGGGCGGCTTTCCTCCGGCTCCGACAAGCCTTCGATGGAAAAGCTGATGCCGGAAGCCTTTCACGAGCTCAGCCGCATCTGCAGCGAGCTCGAGATCCATTACCGCGACATGCAGGATATCGAATTCACCATCGAGCGCGGCAAGCTGTGGATGCTGCAGACCCGCTCCGGCAAGCGCTCGACCCGCGCCGCCATGAAGATTGCCGTCGACATGGTCGACGAGGGCGTGATCACCGAGGAGGAGGCGGTGCTGCGCATCGAACCATCCAGCCTCGACCAGCTGCTGCACCCGACGATCGATCCGCGCGTCACCCGCCAGGTGATCGGCACCGGCTTGCCGGCATCGCCGGGGGCGGCGACCGGCGCCATCGTCTTCACCGCCGAAGAGGCGGTGGAGGCGGAATCGGAAGGCCGCAAGGTCATTCTGCTCCGGGTCGAGACCAGCCCGGAGGATATTCATGGGATGCATGCCGCCGAAGGCATCCTGACGACGCGCGGCGGCATGACCAGCCATGCGGCGGTCGTCGCCCGCGGCATGGGCACGCCTTGCGTCGTCGGCGCCGGCACCATGCGCATCGATCAACGCAACGAGCGGCT
This DNA window, taken from Rhizobium etli CFN 42, encodes the following:
- a CDS encoding chromosome segregation SMC family protein; translation: MKFNKLRLVGFKSFVEPTEFIIERGLTGVVGPNGCGKSNLVEALRWVMGENSYKNMRASGMDDVIFSGSGNRPARNTAEVALYLDNGERTAPAAFNDSDEIQVTRRIEREQGSLYRINGKESRAKDVQLLFADASTGARSPSMVGQGRIGELIQAKPQARRQLLEEAAGISGLHSRRHEAELRLRAAETNLERLDDVTSQLESQIESLKRQARQANRFKTLSADIRAREAMLLHIRWVQAKEAEAEADSALNQATVIVAEKAQAQMEAAKNQGIASLKLPELREGEARAAAALQRLQIARSQLEEDAGRILRRRDELTRRLAQLAEDIRREERLVADNAVILAKLDAEEAEISEILADSGRYAEETREVFEGAAAKLADSERIFTQLTAERAEAAAGRNQLERAIRDLADRRMRLERQMNEANQELAAIGEKISGLPDPDEKRAIVEAGEIALAEAEAAVQTVEQALAAARQAEAVSRAPVDQARAGLNAVETEARTISRMLAAGATSGKFAPVAEELKVEGGFETALGAALGDDLESPLDAEAPAHWSENGDGAGDPGLPAGATPLLAHISAPPALTRRLRQIGLVAETDARSLMAALKPGQRLVTKEGAVYRWDGHVAGADAPSAAALRLAQKNRLAELESEAEIARDVLAGAEERQAAAAEAIRVEERRLTEARDMSRLSARHLAEARDALAAAERASGDLIRRRDVVSEAASQLGAQLEEIGVQAENARIELEDAPDLTDIDERLRFQQAEVATDRGALAEARARHESLARENEARQRRIMAIGQERETWRQRAASGEDHVATLREREEEAREEAADLEMAPDEFDDKRRALLSELQKAEEARRHAGDLLAEAERIQREADHKAATALSELAEYRERRGRAEERLVSARERRQESESRIREALNVPPHEALRLTGLQPMQALPDPREVERELERLKMERERLGAVNLRADEEQKELSEKLEALIKERDDVIDAIRKLRGAIQSLNREGRERLIAAFDVVNGQFQRLFTHLFGGGTAELQLIESDDPLEAGLEILARPPGKKPQTMTLLSGGEQALTAMALIFAVFLTNPAPICVLDEVDAPLDDHNVERYCNLMDEMAASTETRFVIITHNPITMARMNRLFGVTMAEQGVSTLVSVDLQTAERLREIA
- a CDS encoding glutathione S-transferase family protein — protein: MTITITAFERSPDRGRGLARDMRVRWALEEAGQPYEVRLVSFESMKQPAHLARQPFGQIPTYEEGDLTLFESGAIVLHIAERHGGLLPENAHGRARAIAWMFAALNTVEAPIFEHSLARILERDEPWYEQRLRALEGSIHRRLDSLAAHLGDADWLDGAFSAGDLLMVSVLLRLKSSNILDDYPSLAAYVARGEARPAYQRAFAAQLAVFQAASAAN
- the ppdK gene encoding pyruvate, phosphate dikinase, encoding MTKWVYRFGDGQAEGGARDHEILGGKGANLAEMCALGLPVPPGLTIVSSACDTYYKNGGHIDDRLKAEVRDGIAAIEAITGRHFGSTSQPLLLSVRSGARVSMPGMMDTVLNLGLNDETVQALGHDAGDARFAWDSYRRFIQMYADVVMGLGNDVFEEILEDEKAKLGHELDTELSATEWQHVVFLYKRLIEEELGQQFPQNPEVQLWGAVGAVFSSWMSARAVTYRQLHNIPEGWGTAVNIQAMVFGNLGNSSATGVAFTRNPSTGEKALYGEFLVNAQGEDVVAGIRTPQSITEEGRLSSGSDKPSMEKLMPEAFHELSRICSELEIHYRDMQDIEFTIERGKLWMLQTRSGKRSTRAAMKIAVDMVDEGVITEEEAVLRIEPSSLDQLLHPTIDPRVTRQVIGTGLPASPGAATGAIVFTAEEAVEAESEGRKVILLRVETSPEDIHGMHAAEGILTTRGGMTSHAAVVARGMGTPCVVGAGTMRIDQRNERLLGIGVTLKKGDIITIDGSAGQVLKGEVPMIQPELSGDFGRIMGWADRARRMTVRTNADTPADARAARSFGAEGIGLCRTEHMFFEGERIHVMREMILAEDEKGRRLALDKLLPMQRLDFTGLFTVMHGLPVTIRLLDPPLHEFLPKTDDEVAEVAFAMGMEPQALRQRVDALHEFNPMLGHRGCRLAISYPEIVEMQARAIFEAAVAAAHETGAAVVPEIMVPLVGLRSELDYVKACIDAIASEVMAEAGMRIDYLVGTMIELPRAALRAHVIAEAAEFFSFGTNDLTQTTFGISRDDASAFIPTYQRKGIIEHDPFISLDFDGVGELISIAAERGRRTRNDMKLGICGEHGGDPASIRFCETIGLDYVSCSPFRVPIARLAAAQAVIAASR